In Microcoleus sp. FACHB-831, one genomic interval encodes:
- a CDS encoding alpha/beta fold hydrolase has product MTTTFESTKTSSTTADFGIGGKRHEYLWNWQGHQLSVVYETLGEGNPVLLLPAFSTVSTRGEMRGIAELLAPNFQVVAVDWPGFGESDRPRVDYQSGLYHQFLEDFVKAVFNTPVAAIAAGHAAGYVMRLAKQQPQLWSKIVLAAPTWRGPFPTMGDHRPMYGILREIVRSPIVGQGLYKLNTTPSFLALMYRRHVYSNPDKVQPDFIEQKWQITQKPGARFAPAAFVTGAIDPVQNRDDFLSWFQPLPVPVMVVIGEQSPPKSRAEMDLLAALPGVRSQVLPGSLGMHEEYPNALVNAIADFL; this is encoded by the coding sequence ATGACTACAACTTTTGAATCTACCAAGACATCCTCCACCACCGCTGATTTTGGTATTGGCGGTAAACGCCACGAGTATCTCTGGAATTGGCAAGGGCATCAGTTATCGGTAGTTTATGAAACTCTAGGTGAAGGAAATCCAGTATTGCTGCTACCCGCGTTCAGCACTGTTTCCACGCGGGGAGAAATGCGGGGAATAGCAGAATTATTGGCTCCCAATTTCCAGGTTGTGGCAGTCGATTGGCCGGGATTTGGTGAGTCAGACCGCCCCAGAGTAGATTATCAGTCAGGGTTGTATCACCAATTTTTAGAGGATTTTGTCAAAGCTGTTTTTAATACTCCAGTAGCAGCGATCGCGGCTGGTCACGCCGCAGGCTACGTGATGCGGCTAGCCAAACAACAACCCCAACTTTGGTCAAAGATAGTATTGGCTGCTCCCACTTGGCGCGGGCCGTTCCCGACAATGGGCGACCATCGCCCGATGTATGGAATATTAAGAGAGATCGTGCGATCGCCTATCGTAGGTCAAGGGCTTTATAAACTAAACACCACGCCATCTTTCCTGGCGTTAATGTATCGCCGCCACGTCTACTCCAATCCCGACAAAGTACAACCGGACTTCATCGAGCAGAAGTGGCAAATCACCCAAAAGCCTGGTGCGCGATTTGCACCAGCCGCCTTCGTTACTGGCGCTATTGACCCAGTGCAAAATCGAGATGATTTTCTCTCTTGGTTTCAACCTTTACCCGTACCAGTGATGGTAGTTATTGGCGAACAATCCCCGCCCAAATCAAGGGCAGAAATGGATTTATTAGCCGCTTTGCCAGGAGTGCGATCGCAGGTGCTTCCAGGTTCGCTAGGGATGCATGAAGAATATCCCAATGCCCTTGTTAATGCGATCGCAGATTTTTTATAA
- the ffh gene encoding signal recognition particle protein → MFDALAERLEGAWKKLRGQDKISKSNIEDALREVRRALLEADVNLQVVKDFITGVETRALGADVVSGVRPDQQFIKIVYDELVAVMGETNVPLAQADNSPTIVLMAGLQGTGKTTATAKLALHLRKQNISTLLVATDIYRPAAIDQLLTLGQQIEVPVFQLGTDADPVEIARQGVAQAKATGVDMVIIDTAGRLQIDRDMMGELARIKETVQPHETLLVVDAMTGQEAANLTRTFHQEIGITGAILTKLDGDTRGGAALSVRQISGQPIKFVGVGEKVEALQPFYPDRMASRILGMGDVLTLVEKAQEEIDLADAQKMEEKILSAKFDFSDFLKQMRLLKNMGSLGGLMKLIPGMGKLSDDQLRQGEIGLKRTEAMINSMTSEERKNPDLLSSTPSRRRRIARGSGYQESDVAKLVTDFKKMRSLMQQMGQGGMPGMPGMPGMPGMFGGMGGGNMPARPGFRGYPGGVGAKKQQKKAKKKKGFGQL, encoded by the coding sequence ATGTTTGACGCGCTAGCCGAACGATTAGAGGGCGCCTGGAAGAAACTGCGGGGCCAGGACAAAATATCTAAATCCAACATCGAAGACGCCCTGCGGGAGGTTCGTCGCGCCTTATTGGAAGCCGACGTTAATCTCCAGGTAGTCAAAGATTTTATAACTGGCGTCGAAACCCGCGCGCTGGGAGCCGATGTAGTTTCTGGCGTTCGTCCCGATCAGCAGTTCATCAAAATTGTCTACGATGAGCTGGTGGCTGTGATGGGGGAAACTAACGTCCCTCTAGCCCAAGCTGATAATTCTCCTACAATTGTGCTGATGGCTGGTTTGCAAGGAACTGGCAAAACCACAGCTACAGCTAAGTTAGCCTTGCACCTACGCAAGCAGAATATCAGTACTCTTTTGGTAGCTACTGATATTTATCGCCCAGCAGCTATTGACCAACTCTTGACGCTTGGCCAACAGATTGAAGTACCCGTATTTCAGTTGGGTACAGACGCCGACCCCGTGGAAATCGCCCGTCAAGGTGTGGCTCAAGCTAAAGCCACTGGCGTGGATATGGTGATAATTGATACCGCAGGCCGCCTGCAAATTGACCGGGATATGATGGGGGAATTAGCCCGCATCAAAGAAACCGTCCAGCCCCACGAAACGCTTCTGGTGGTGGACGCTATGACTGGTCAGGAAGCGGCAAATCTCACCCGTACATTCCATCAAGAGATTGGGATAACAGGAGCCATCCTGACCAAGCTAGATGGAGATACGAGGGGAGGTGCGGCGCTTTCGGTGCGGCAGATTTCCGGTCAGCCCATTAAGTTTGTAGGGGTGGGCGAAAAGGTTGAAGCACTGCAACCCTTTTATCCAGACCGCATGGCATCGCGGATTCTGGGTATGGGAGATGTCCTGACTCTAGTAGAGAAAGCCCAGGAGGAAATTGACCTCGCTGATGCCCAGAAGATGGAGGAGAAAATCCTCTCGGCGAAGTTTGACTTTAGTGACTTCCTTAAGCAGATGCGTCTGCTGAAGAACATGGGGTCGCTGGGCGGTCTGATGAAGCTGATTCCGGGAATGGGCAAGCTATCAGACGACCAGCTGCGCCAGGGTGAAATCGGCCTGAAGCGGACAGAGGCGATGATTAACTCAATGACTTCAGAGGAACGGAAAAATCCCGATTTGCTGTCTAGTACTCCTTCGCGGCGGCGGCGGATAGCGCGTGGTTCTGGATATCAGGAGTCAGATGTAGCTAAGCTTGTGACTGATTTCAAGAAGATGCGTAGCCTCATGCAGCAAATGGGTCAGGGTGGTATGCCGGGAATGCCGGGAATGCCGGGAATGCCAGGAATGTTTGGTGGTATGGGTGGTGGCAATATGCCTGCCCGTCCAGGCTTCCGGGGCTATCCGGGCGGCGTAGGGGCTAAGAAACAACAGAAAAAAGCCAAAAAGAAGAAAGGCTTCGGGCAACTTTAG
- a CDS encoding GTP-binding protein: MVQALTADLVPVTVLTGYLGAGKTTLLNRILTHEHGKKVAVIVNEFGEIGIDNQLVVNTDEEIFEMNNGCICCTVRGDLIRIIGNLMRRRDKFDHLVIETTGLADPAPVIQTFFVDEDMKDQLQLDAVVTVVDAKHIWQHWESSEAQEQIAFADVILLNKTDLVTPEQLNELEQRIRAMNAMAKVYRTHNSELQMDALLGVRAFDLKRALEIDPQFLNEEAHEHDETVGSIALVEQGELDNAKLQNWLSGLLQTQGPDIFRMKGILNIAGEDRRFVFQGVHMIFEATADRPWKSAETRKNELVFIGRNLDAAKLREDFLACMA; the protein is encoded by the coding sequence ATGGTACAAGCTTTGACGGCAGATTTAGTTCCCGTTACCGTCCTCACAGGCTATCTGGGAGCGGGTAAAACAACCCTCCTCAACCGCATCCTCACCCACGAACACGGCAAGAAAGTAGCCGTGATTGTCAATGAGTTCGGGGAGATAGGCATTGATAACCAATTGGTTGTCAATACAGATGAAGAAATATTCGAGATGAATAACGGCTGCATATGCTGCACCGTGCGAGGCGATTTAATTCGGATTATCGGCAACTTGATGCGGCGGCGCGATAAATTTGACCATCTAGTAATTGAAACCACTGGTTTAGCAGACCCCGCGCCTGTAATTCAGACTTTCTTTGTAGACGAGGATATGAAAGACCAACTGCAACTAGATGCAGTTGTCACCGTAGTTGACGCCAAACATATTTGGCAACACTGGGAAAGCAGCGAAGCCCAAGAGCAAATTGCTTTTGCCGATGTGATTTTGCTCAATAAAACTGACTTAGTAACGCCAGAACAGTTAAACGAGTTAGAACAGCGGATTCGGGCGATGAACGCTATGGCTAAAGTCTACCGCACCCACAACTCAGAGTTACAGATGGATGCGCTTTTAGGAGTGAGAGCGTTTGATTTAAAGCGTGCGTTAGAGATTGACCCGCAATTCTTAAATGAAGAAGCCCACGAACATGATGAAACTGTCGGTTCTATTGCCTTAGTAGAACAAGGCGAACTTGATAACGCCAAATTGCAAAATTGGCTCTCCGGGTTGTTGCAAACTCAAGGGCCAGATATTTTCAGAATGAAGGGAATTCTGAATATTGCTGGAGAAGACCGCCGCTTTGTTTTCCAAGGCGTCCACATGATTTTTGAGGCTACAGCCGACCGCCCCTGGAAATCCGCTGAAACCCGTAAGAATGAATTGGTGTTTATCGGTCGGAATTTAGACGCGGCGAAGTTACGAGAGGATTTCTTAGCATGTATGGCTTAG
- a CDS encoding histidine kinase, translating to MATPCHILVEGNPVVIYASRKGDPKQLLPILNRFLHKFWQEREISGENRDTPECLVAQIIVRFGYEICEDDFSNLRVGVNYAPDVEYLYWVGLDRSVSVWAAEAAYRSNPSLGLKGCRQLSEVPK from the coding sequence ATGGCTACACCTTGTCACATCCTTGTAGAAGGCAACCCTGTTGTTATCTACGCCAGCCGGAAAGGCGACCCCAAGCAGCTGCTCCCCATCCTTAACCGATTTCTACACAAGTTTTGGCAAGAAAGAGAAATTTCCGGAGAAAATCGCGACACCCCAGAATGCTTAGTGGCTCAGATTATTGTCCGCTTTGGCTACGAAATTTGTGAGGATGATTTCTCTAATCTGCGAGTGGGGGTAAATTACGCCCCAGACGTGGAATATCTATACTGGGTGGGATTAGATCGCAGCGTCAGCGTTTGGGCAGCAGAAGCAGCCTATCGCAGCAATCCGAGTTTGGGACTCAAGGGCTGTCGTCAACTCAGTGAAGTACCTAAATAG
- the rpsP gene encoding 30S ribosomal protein S16, giving the protein MVKLRLKRYGKKREASYRIVAINSSARRDGRPLEELGFYNPRSDEVRLDVPGIVKRLKEGAQPTDTVRRIFEKNNVFEQLRA; this is encoded by the coding sequence ATGGTCAAACTGCGATTAAAGCGATACGGCAAAAAGCGGGAAGCAAGCTACCGGATTGTAGCGATAAACAGCTCCGCCCGCCGGGATGGTCGTCCTTTGGAAGAATTAGGCTTCTACAATCCTAGAAGTGACGAAGTTAGACTAGACGTTCCAGGAATTGTTAAGCGCCTCAAAGAGGGAGCGCAGCCGACTGACACCGTGCGCCGCATTTTTGAAAAAAACAATGTCTTTGAACAACTCCGCGCCTGA
- a CDS encoding SAM-dependent methyltransferase, protein MGIKLESVIPWGRSLEEYIRMFDLKAAELCLRILDCAGGPASFNVEMTRQGYNVISCDPIYEFTASAISTRLQETYQPLIDQVKANIDNYVWQNIKSPEELGQIRMSAMQQFLEDLPLGIQQGRYVTSELPILPFKDKEFDLALCSHFLFLYSDFFPEDFHIASILELCRVAKEVRIFPLLNLSGEPSILLQPVRKKLEAQGYSLEIKQVPYEFQKGGDRMLRIVCPVPPALV, encoded by the coding sequence GTGGGAATTAAGCTAGAAAGCGTCATACCTTGGGGGCGATCGCTAGAAGAATATATCAGGATGTTTGACCTGAAAGCCGCTGAACTTTGTTTGAGAATTCTTGATTGTGCTGGTGGCCCTGCTAGCTTTAATGTTGAAATGACGCGCCAAGGGTACAACGTTATATCATGCGATCCAATATATGAGTTTACCGCTAGCGCGATCTCCACTCGCCTGCAAGAAACTTACCAACCCCTCATCGATCAAGTCAAGGCCAACATAGACAACTATGTTTGGCAGAACATCAAGTCTCCAGAGGAACTGGGGCAAATCCGGATGTCAGCAATGCAGCAATTTCTAGAAGATTTGCCGCTAGGAATTCAACAAGGGCGTTATGTCACCAGCGAGTTACCTATTTTGCCCTTTAAAGATAAAGAATTTGATTTAGCATTGTGCAGTCACTTTTTATTCCTTTATTCTGATTTCTTTCCGGAAGATTTTCACATTGCTTCAATTCTCGAACTGTGTCGCGTTGCTAAAGAAGTAAGGATTTTTCCCCTCTTGAACCTCTCAGGGGAACCATCAATATTGCTGCAACCAGTAAGGAAAAAATTAGAAGCACAAGGCTACAGCTTGGAAATCAAGCAAGTGCCATACGAATTTCAAAAAGGCGGCGATCGCATGTTGCGGATTGTCTGCCCCGTCCCTCCAGCTCTAGTCTAG
- a CDS encoding WD40 repeat domain-containing protein: MYGLECASTDGDEEKPNLEVYWRGALSDYVTCIAWSPDGTILAASSAAGEVVLWRGMEDLLTLLPPAATSIDCLAFSHDGQFLAAGGQDGRVQIWRSPNFELVATLKNAPAWVDKLAWNPLLNQLAFSLGRYVQVWDGDTGNIAATLNFEASSVFDIVWHPDGKILTVAGYQGVKAWNSGDWNAKPYLLEVPTASLAIAWSHDGKYLASGNFDRTLTVLEWNNPLPWVMRGFPGKIRSLDWSQPVSSVGAPLLALSSAEGVVVWEKHESESVGWQGRVLESHEGVVSAIAFQPNATLLASAALDGWLCLWDNAQELGQAVDGAPKGFSCLAWHPQGYQLAAGGINGELLIW; the protein is encoded by the coding sequence ATGTATGGCTTAGAGTGCGCTAGTACAGATGGGGATGAGGAGAAACCGAACCTGGAAGTATATTGGCGCGGGGCGCTATCTGATTATGTGACTTGCATTGCCTGGTCGCCGGATGGCACAATTTTAGCCGCAAGTTCTGCTGCGGGTGAGGTCGTGCTGTGGCGCGGAATGGAAGATTTATTAACGTTGCTTCCGCCAGCCGCCACGTCAATAGACTGTCTTGCTTTTTCTCACGATGGACAATTTTTAGCTGCTGGCGGACAAGATGGACGAGTGCAAATTTGGCGATCGCCAAATTTTGAATTAGTAGCTACTTTGAAAAATGCGCCAGCTTGGGTTGATAAGCTAGCTTGGAATCCCCTCTTAAACCAACTAGCGTTCAGTCTGGGGCGCTATGTCCAAGTGTGGGATGGCGATACAGGCAATATTGCCGCGACGCTAAATTTCGAGGCATCATCTGTATTTGATATTGTTTGGCATCCAGACGGAAAAATATTAACAGTCGCCGGCTATCAGGGGGTAAAAGCTTGGAATAGTGGGGACTGGAACGCTAAGCCTTATTTGCTAGAAGTTCCCACAGCGAGTCTGGCGATCGCATGGTCGCACGATGGTAAGTACCTCGCCAGCGGCAATTTCGACCGCACCCTCACAGTTTTAGAGTGGAACAATCCCCTTCCTTGGGTAATGCGCGGTTTCCCCGGTAAAATTCGTTCTCTCGATTGGTCGCAACCCGTTAGTTCTGTTGGTGCGCCCCTCTTGGCTTTATCTAGCGCTGAAGGCGTTGTAGTTTGGGAAAAGCACGAGTCGGAGTCAGTGGGTTGGCAAGGGCGAGTATTGGAGAGTCACGAGGGTGTTGTCAGCGCGATCGCTTTTCAACCCAACGCCACCCTACTAGCTTCAGCTGCGCTTGATGGCTGGTTGTGTTTGTGGGACAACGCCCAGGAATTAGGCCAGGCAGTCGATGGCGCCCCTAAAGGTTTCTCCTGTCTGGCATGGCATCCCCAAGGTTATCAACTCGCGGCTGGCGGAATTAATGGTGAATTGCTTATTTGGTAG
- a CDS encoding KH domain-containing protein, which yields MSLNNSAPEQLTRVSKTQPASPDYASLVRFLVQPFLESPESLSIDCEISNGNTRIWIRLAFEGEDKGRVFGRGGRNIQAIRTVIEATAAAAGQSVYLDIYGSSGQSRESAPTGTGGAPRRSSAPKPSSRLRSQ from the coding sequence ATGTCTTTGAACAACTCCGCGCCTGAGCAACTGACACGAGTAAGTAAAACTCAACCTGCCAGCCCAGATTACGCTAGCTTGGTGCGATTCCTAGTGCAACCGTTTTTAGAGTCACCCGAGTCGTTGAGTATAGACTGCGAGATATCGAACGGTAATACGCGGATCTGGATTCGGCTGGCTTTTGAAGGTGAGGATAAGGGGCGAGTGTTTGGCCGGGGTGGGCGCAACATTCAGGCGATTCGCACGGTGATTGAAGCAACAGCAGCAGCGGCTGGTCAATCTGTTTACCTGGACATCTATGGTAGTTCAGGGCAGAGTCGAGAGAGCGCGCCTACTGGTACAGGTGGAGCACCCCGTCGGTCGTCTGCTCCTAAACCGTCTTCTAGACTCCGTTCCCAGTGA
- a CDS encoding PhoH family protein yields the protein MTEELKTIQLPSNESAIALCGAREENLKTITQLTGAQLVLRGQELLISGTEKQVDRTYELVRALKPFWKYGKRIANVDICTAAYALDTDHVEDLQAMQENLLAQTRRGEEIRAKTLPQWKYIQAVRTHDLTFCIGPAGTGKTYLAAVLAVQALLNNQYERLIMTRPAVEAGEKLGFLPGDLQAKISPFLRPLYDALYEFIDQEKINNLMERGVIEVAPLAYMRGRTLSNAFVIVDEAQNTTPAQMKMLLTRLGFRSRMVVTGDITQTDLPANQTSGLAVAQKILQRVEGIAFCNLTSSDVVRHPLVGRIVAAYERYES from the coding sequence ATGACAGAGGAACTAAAGACAATTCAGCTACCGAGCAATGAGAGCGCGATCGCTCTGTGCGGCGCTCGTGAAGAAAATTTGAAAACTATCACTCAGCTAACTGGTGCCCAGCTAGTGCTGCGGGGGCAAGAGTTGCTGATTTCTGGGACTGAAAAACAAGTTGACCGCACTTATGAACTTGTGAGGGCGCTAAAGCCTTTTTGGAAATACGGCAAGCGCATCGCTAATGTAGATATCTGCACTGCTGCTTATGCCCTAGATACAGACCACGTGGAAGATCTCCAAGCAATGCAGGAGAATTTACTGGCGCAAACTCGGCGTGGTGAAGAAATCCGCGCCAAAACGCTCCCGCAGTGGAAATATATCCAGGCAGTACGCACTCACGACCTCACGTTCTGCATTGGCCCCGCTGGTACGGGTAAAACCTATCTAGCAGCAGTTCTTGCAGTGCAGGCGCTCTTGAACAATCAGTACGAACGATTAATAATGACAAGACCAGCTGTAGAAGCTGGTGAAAAACTGGGTTTTTTGCCAGGGGATTTGCAGGCTAAGATTAGCCCGTTTCTGCGACCCCTCTATGACGCCTTGTATGAATTTATCGATCAAGAAAAAATTAATAATTTAATGGAAAGGGGAGTAATTGAAGTTGCTCCCTTGGCTTATATGCGGGGTCGCACGTTGAGCAATGCTTTTGTAATTGTCGATGAAGCCCAGAACACGACACCAGCGCAGATGAAAATGCTGCTGACTCGCCTTGGTTTCCGTTCGCGCATGGTTGTAACTGGCGACATTACTCAGACCGATCTACCTGCTAACCAAACATCGGGTTTAGCTGTAGCTCAAAAGATTCTGCAAAGGGTTGAGGGCATTGCTTTCTGCAATCTTACGTCTTCGGATGTGGTGCGTCATCCTTTAGTTGGGCGGATTGTAGCCGCCTACGAACGGTACGAAAGTTAG